The genomic DNA AGTCCACTTCAATGCCGATTGATACACTGTTATCGCGAGCAAGCTCGCTCCCACAAAAGGCCCGTGCAATGCCCGAACCACCAGGCATATCCATATGCTGTTTCGATCTAGTTGGCGCCCTGATTAGAAGAGGTCGCTGTGCTAGGATTCCCCGCTCGAACACGGCCCGCTGGCCGTTCATAAGAAAGTTTTCGTGAGTAGCCATGGTCGACAAACTGACGCATCTGAAACAGCTGGAGGCGGAAAGCATCCACATCATCCGCGAGGTGGCCGCCGAGTTCGATAACCCGGTGATGCTGTACTCCATCGGTAAAGACTCCGCCGTGATGCTGCACCTGGCACGCAAGGCGTTCTTCCCCGGCAAGCTGCCGTTTCCGGTGATGCACGTCGACACCCGCTGGAAATTCCAGGAAATGTACAAGTTCCGCGACCGCATGGTCGAGGAACTCGGCCTGGACCTGATCACTCACGTGAACCCGGATGGCGTGGCGCAGGGCATCAACCCGTTCACCCACGGCAGTGCCAAGCACACCGACATCATGAAGACCGAAGGCCTCAAGCAGGCCTTGGACAAGTATGGTTTCGATGCCGCGTTCGGCGGTGCCCGTCGCGATGAAGAGAAATCCCGCGCCAAGGAGCGTGTGTACTCGTTCCGTGACAGCAAGCACCGCTGGGACCCGAAGAACCAGCGTCCGGAGTTGTGGAACGTCTACAACGGCAAGGTCAACAAGGGCGAGTCGATCCGGGTATTCCCGTTGTCGAACTGGACCGAGCTGGACATCTGGCAGTACATCTACCTCGAAGGCATCCCGATCGTGCCGCTGTACTTCGCTGCCGAGCGTGAAGTGATCGAGAAGAACGGCACGCTGATCATGATCGACGACGAG from Pseudomonas beijingensis includes the following:
- the cysD gene encoding sulfate adenylyltransferase subunit CysD, which produces MVDKLTHLKQLEAESIHIIREVAAEFDNPVMLYSIGKDSAVMLHLARKAFFPGKLPFPVMHVDTRWKFQEMYKFRDRMVEELGLDLITHVNPDGVAQGINPFTHGSAKHTDIMKTEGLKQALDKYGFDAAFGGARRDEEKSRAKERVYSFRDSKHRWDPKNQRPELWNVYNGKVNKGESIRVFPLSNWTELDIWQYIYLEGIPIVPLYFAAEREVIEKNGTLIMIDDERILEHLSDEDKARIVKKKVRFRTLGCYPLTGAVESEAESLTDIIQEMLLTRTSERQGRVIDHDGAGSMEDKKRQGYF